In Grus americana isolate bGruAme1 chromosome 4, bGruAme1.mat, whole genome shotgun sequence, one genomic interval encodes:
- the IGFBP7 gene encoding insulin-like growth factor-binding protein 7 encodes MPPSALLLLLLLLAALAVPAPAAAGGCGPCEAARCPALPPRGCPLGRVRDACGCCWQCGRGEGEACGGGGAAGGRCAPGLECVKSRQRRKAKGGPVPGPPSAAAAAGPPGVCLCKSRYPVCGSDGLTYGSGCQLRAASLRAQSRGEPAISQRSKGACEQGPSIVTPPKDIWNVTGAQIYLSCEVMGIPTPVLIWNKIIRGQYGVQRMELLPGDRENLAIQTRGGPEKHEVTGWVLISPLSKEDAGEYECHASNAKGEATASAKIHVVETLHEIALTKDDGAEL; translated from the exons ATGCCGCCCtccgcgctgctgctgctgctgttgctgctggcGGCGCTGGCGGTGCCCgctccggcggcggcggggggctgcgggccctGCGAGGCGGCGCGGTgcccggcgctgccgccgcGGGGCTGCCCGCTGGGCCGGGTGCGGGACGCctgcggctgctgctggcagtgcGGCCGCGGCGAGGGCGAGgcgtgcggcggcggcggcgctgcgggGGGGCGCTGCGCCCCCGGCCTCGAGTGCGTGAAGAGCCGCCAGCGCCGCAAGGCCAAGGGCGGCCCGGTCCCGGGACCCCcttccgccgccgccgccgccggacCGCCCGGCGTGTGCCTCTGCAAGAGCCGCTACCCGGTGTGCGGCAGCGATGGGCTCACCTACGGCAGCGGCTGCCAGCTCCGCGCCGCCAGCCTGCGCGCCCAGAGCCGCGGCGAGCCCGCCATCAGCCAGCGCAGCAAGGGAGCCTGCGAGCAAG GACCCTCCATCGTGACCCCTCCTAAGGACATCTGGAATGTGACGGGAGCACAGATCTACCTGAGCTGTGAAGTCATGGGCATTCCAACCCCTGTCCTCATCTGGAACAAG ATAATTCGGGGACAGTATGGTGTCCAGAGGATGGAGCTTCTGCCTGGGGACCGGGAAAACTTGGCTATCCAGACCCGAGGGGGTCCTGAGAAGCACGAAGTGACCGGCTGGGTGCTC ATATCTCCTCTGAGCAAAGAAGATGCTGGAGAATACGAATGTCATGCATCAAATGCCAAAGGAGAGGCAACAGCTTCTGCAAAAATCCACGTTGTGGAAACTCTGCATGAAATAGCCCTGACCAAAG
- the PIGY gene encoding phosphatidylinositol N-acetylglucosaminyltransferase subunit Y produces the protein MARGGMLPSLPTLTVLVPLLSLAGLFYSASVDETFPQGCTSTNSLCFYSLLLPVTIPVYIFFHLWTWMGIKLFRHN, from the coding sequence ATGGCCAGAGGAGGCatgctcccctccctgcccacactGACTGTACTTGTTCCTCTCCTGTCCCTAGCAGGCTTGTTTTACTCAGCCAGCGTAGATGAAACCTTCCCACAGGGCTGCACCAGCACCAACAGCTTATGTTTCTACAGTCTTCTCCTTCCTGTTACAATACCCGTTTATATATTCTTCCATCTGTGGACCTGGATGGGGATTAAGCTTTTTAGGCACAACTAG
- the PYURF gene encoding protein preY, mitochondrial isoform X1 encodes MLRGSGRGAAAVLRRWASGGGQGQGQGSGSGSARPQPLEPSLLRFLVCPLSKRPLRYEEATNELINEELGIAYPIIDGIPNMIPEAARMTRKNPPPAEGSKQP; translated from the exons ATGCTGCGCGGCAGTGGGCGCGGCGCGGCAGCCGTGCTGCGACGGTgggcgagcggcggcgggcaggggcaggggcaggg CTCGGGCTCGGGCTCAGCGCGGCCGCAGCCGCTGGAGCCGTCGCTGCTGCGCTTCCTGGTGTGCCCGCTCTCCAAGCGGCCGCTGAG GTACGAAGAAGCTACCAACGAGCTCATTAACGAGGAGCTGGGCATTGCATACCCCATCATCGACGGCATCCCCAACATGATCCCGGAGGCTGCCAGGATGACTCGGAAGAATCCCCCCCCAGCCGAGGGCTCGAAGCAGCCCTGA
- the PYURF gene encoding protein preY, mitochondrial isoform X2 produces the protein MLRGSGRGAAAVLRRWASGGGQGQGSGSGSARPQPLEPSLLRFLVCPLSKRPLRYEEATNELINEELGIAYPIIDGIPNMIPEAARMTRKNPPPAEGSKQP, from the exons ATGCTGCGCGGCAGTGGGCGCGGCGCGGCAGCCGTGCTGCGACGGTgggcgagcggcggcgggcaggggcaggg CTCGGGCTCGGGCTCAGCGCGGCCGCAGCCGCTGGAGCCGTCGCTGCTGCGCTTCCTGGTGTGCCCGCTCTCCAAGCGGCCGCTGAG GTACGAAGAAGCTACCAACGAGCTCATTAACGAGGAGCTGGGCATTGCATACCCCATCATCGACGGCATCCCCAACATGATCCCGGAGGCTGCCAGGATGACTCGGAAGAATCCCCCCCCAGCCGAGGGCTCGAAGCAGCCCTGA